The window GTGCACTTCTTCAGGCTGGCGACGTCCCGCGCGCCCTCGGCTATGGCGGCGCACAGGGCGCTCTCGCGGACGTTCTCACACGAGCAGAGCAGCGCGTCGCTGCTGGTGGAGACGGCCCCGCCAGGCAGGGGGGGCACGATCAGCGTCTCCGGCGGGACGCTCAGGGGCGTGCCGGACAGCGTGAGGTCCAGAAGGTCGCTGTAGCGCGCCGTGTCACCCACGAGCAGGCCACCCAGCACGCGCCCGTCCCCGGAGAGGACGACCTTGCTGTACGTGCCGCGCACGTTGTCACTCAGGGACACGCTGCGCGCGCCGGGCGTGACGCCCTTCGCGTCGCCGAACGACCCGACCTCCACGCCCAGCAGTTTCAGCTTGGTGCTCAGGTCCGCGCCGCGGAACTGCGCGGGCGCGGCGTCCAGCAGGCCCAGGTCCCGCAAGACGTTCACGGCCGCCACCTTCGCCATCTGGTAGCCGGGGGCGACCAGGCCGTACACGCGCCCGTCGTGCAGGGCGCACTCGCCGACCGCGTACACGTGCGGGTCGCTGGTGCGGCAGGTGTCGTCGATCAGGACGCCGCCACGTTCCCCGACCGTCAGGCCGGCGGCGCGGGCCAGGTCGTCCCGGGGGCGGATGCCGGCGCTGAACACGACCAGTCCGGCGTCCAGGCCCGCGCCGCCCCCGAAGTCCAAGCCGGTCACGCGGCCCGCGTCGTCCGTGCGGACCTGCTGCGTGGTGGTGTTCACGTGCACGCCGATGCCCATCGCCTCGATGGTGCGGCGCAGCGCCGCGCCGCCCTCGGCGTCCAGCTGGGCGGGCATCAGGTGCGGGGCGAACTCCACGACGTGCGTTTCGAGGCCCAGCTTGCGCAGCGCGCCGGCAGCCTCCAGGCCCAGCAGGCCGCCACCGATGACCACGCCGACCTGGGTGTCCTGCGCGGCCTCGCGGATGGCGTCCAGGTCATCCAGGGTGCGGTACACGAAGCAGCCGCGGGCGTCGCGGCCCGGCACGGGCGGCACGAAGGGGAACGAGCCGGTGGCGAACACCAGCGCGTCGTACGCGAGGGTCCACCCGGCGATCTGCACGGTCTTCGCGGTCAGGTTCACGGCGTCGGCGCGGCCCGTCACGACGGTCACGCCTGCCTCGCGGTACCCGGCGTCGGTGGCCAGGGACAGGTTGGGGCGGGGGTCGTCGAAGTGGCTAGAGAGGTGCACGCGGTCGTACGCGAGGCGGCGCTCCTCGCTGATCACGGTGAGGCGCAGGACGTCCGGGCCGGCGTGCTGACGCAGCTGCTCGGTCAGGCGGTGGCCGACCATGCCGTTGCCGACGATCACGAGGTGGGGGATTGGGGTGGACACGGTGAAGCCTCCATCAGGTCTGGGAAGGGGCCGTGGCATTCGGGGCCCGGCTGCTGGGGCACAGTTAACGAGCCTTCATGCAATTTGTCAAGGAAAATTGGTCACGAGCTAAGTTTTTTGACCAATTCGCCTGTACAACTCCCTATATTTTCCCTCTTGTCGCAAAATTTTTGAACGCTTTGCAGATTTGGCCTTGACTTCCCGCTTCCGGTCCGCCACCGTGACCGCATGAGTCAGGCGACCCTGCACGCCCCCACCGTCCGGACCACGTGTCCCTACTGCGCCGTGCAGTGCAATTTCGACCTGCACCTTGACCGCGGCCTGCCGGTGAAGGTCACGCCCACGAAGGACTGCCCGGTCGCGCACGGCACCGTCTGTAAGAAGGGTCTGGCCGCCCTGAACGACCTGCGCCACCCCGAACGCCTGACCACGCCCCTGCTGC of the Deinococcus radiotolerans genome contains:
- the nirB gene encoding nitrite reductase large subunit NirB: MSTPIPHLVIVGNGMVGHRLTEQLRQHAGPDVLRLTVISEERRLAYDRVHLSSHFDDPRPNLSLATDAGYREAGVTVVTGRADAVNLTAKTVQIAGWTLAYDALVFATGSFPFVPPVPGRDARGCFVYRTLDDLDAIREAAQDTQVGVVIGGGLLGLEAAGALRKLGLETHVVEFAPHLMPAQLDAEGGAALRRTIEAMGIGVHVNTTTQQVRTDDAGRVTGLDFGGGAGLDAGLVVFSAGIRPRDDLARAAGLTVGERGGVLIDDTCRTSDPHVYAVGECALHDGRVYGLVAPGYQMAKVAAVNVLRDLGLLDAAPAQFRGADLSTKLKLLGVEVGSFGDAKGVTPGARSVSLSDNVRGTYSKVVLSGDGRVLGGLLVGDTARYSDLLDLTLSGTPLSVPPETLIVPPLPGGAVSTSSDALLCSCENVRESALCAAIAEGARDVASLKKCTGAGTGCGGCVPSLHGLLHSELRRLGETVTNHLCEHYPYSRQELFDLIRVRGHTTWDEVLDAHGSGLGCEICKPAVGSILATLHNELVVAPQHAPVQDTNDAFLANIQKNGTYSVVPRIPGGEVTAEGLIAIGAVAQQFGLYCKITGGQRIDLLGAQRDDLPAIWEALIAAGFESGHAYGKSLRTVKSCVGSTWCRYGVQDSTSLAIRLELRYRGLRSPHKLKSGVSGCTRECAEARSKDFGIIATEKGWNVYVGGNGGVTPKHALLLASDLTEDEVITLLDRYLMFYVRTADRLQRTSAWLENLEGGLEYLRAVIIDDRLGLCAELDAEMQRHIGTYQDEWAAAVADPAIRARFRTFINTDARDDGVQWVDERGQIRPADHPHFYPLPMLGGD